The Desmonostoc muscorum LEGE 12446 genome includes a region encoding these proteins:
- a CDS encoding two-component regulator propeller domain-containing protein: MRSLLAINRDESEQVWVGTSQGLYIGNVDNWELIPELENRVITALVWDRNNSSLWVGTDRGLFCLLSQGNSWKINEFNIHNSGLGANRVTALTISTGEHKETKLWVGTPSGLSCYTY, translated from the coding sequence GTGCGATCGCTACTAGCAATTAATAGAGATGAGTCAGAACAGGTTTGGGTGGGTACAAGTCAGGGGTTATACATAGGCAATGTTGACAACTGGGAACTAATACCTGAGCTTGAAAACCGAGTCATAACAGCCTTGGTATGGGATAGGAACAATAGCAGTTTATGGGTTGGGACAGATAGGGGGCTATTTTGTCTGCTAAGTCAGGGTAATAGCTGGAAAATCAACGAATTTAATATCCATAATAGTGGCTTAGGGGCAAATCGAGTTACAGCACTGACCATCAGTACTGGTGAACATAAAGAGACTAAATTATGGGTAGGTACACCTTCTGGTTTAAGTTGCTACACATATTAA
- a CDS encoding Hsp70 family protein, with protein MSEVDILGIDLGTTNSAIAIWEPDTGQARVLSNSEGDRLTPSVVMFDTQTNQPIVGKSALGFITTHPNQVIYSVKRFMGCTFRDERVRIDQTQVTYTIAEVQQSKVAVYVGEEFFTPPQISAQVLRKLKEDAEATLGKIISQAVITVPAYFSESQRQATKEAGELAGLRVRRIINEPTAAALAFGLGTEPQTVAVYDLGGGTFDISILRIEHGLFRVKATSGDTHLGGDDLDLAIMSWMKKAFKQRHGVDLPIAKDNSLRSQFRKTAEIAKIALTQATEYQISIPNLFAVEKQYLGLEATLTRIELEKLVQPFINRTLDICDATLKEAKLQATDIDQVLFWTLDKKKFVRESHSRTKN; from the coding sequence GTGAGTGAGGTAGATATTTTAGGGATTGATTTAGGGACAACCAATTCAGCGATCGCAATTTGGGAACCAGACACAGGACAGGCGAGAGTTTTGTCTAACTCAGAAGGCGATCGCCTCACTCCCTCTGTTGTGATGTTCGATACCCAAACAAATCAACCCATTGTCGGTAAATCAGCTTTGGGTTTCATCACCACTCACCCCAACCAAGTCATCTACTCCGTAAAACGCTTTATGGGCTGTACCTTTCGTGACGAACGGGTACGCATCGACCAAACTCAAGTTACTTATACTATTGCAGAAGTGCAGCAGAGCAAAGTTGCTGTTTATGTTGGTGAAGAATTTTTTACACCTCCACAGATTTCTGCCCAAGTTCTGCGTAAGCTGAAAGAAGATGCTGAGGCAACTTTGGGTAAAATAATCTCCCAAGCTGTCATTACTGTTCCGGCTTATTTTAGTGAATCTCAGCGTCAGGCTACGAAAGAAGCCGGAGAATTAGCTGGGTTACGGGTTCGTCGAATAATTAATGAACCAACGGCTGCGGCTTTAGCGTTTGGCTTGGGTACAGAACCCCAAACAGTCGCGGTTTATGACTTGGGTGGTGGTACATTTGATATTTCAATTCTGAGAATTGAACATGGTTTGTTTCGGGTAAAGGCTACTAGCGGCGATACCCATTTAGGTGGGGATGATTTAGATTTAGCAATTATGAGTTGGATGAAGAAAGCGTTCAAGCAGCGGCATGGTGTAGATTTACCTATTGCAAAAGATAATAGCTTGCGTTCCCAATTCAGAAAAACAGCAGAAATTGCCAAAATTGCACTGACCCAAGCCACAGAGTATCAAATTAGTATTCCAAATCTTTTTGCTGTAGAAAAACAGTATTTGGGGCTAGAAGCAACATTAACTCGTATTGAGTTAGAAAAACTTGTGCAACCTTTTATCAACCGCACCTTAGATATCTGCGATGCAACTTTGAAAGAAGCAAAGTTGCAAGCCACAGACATTGACCAAGTATTGTTTTGGACTTTGGACAAAAAGAAGTTTGTTCGCGAGTCACACTCGCGAACAAAAAACTAG
- a CDS encoding IS5 family transposase, whose translation MAYSSNLTDAEWEIFEPLLQEILPTKKQTRPTNWPKRDIFNGILYQLKNGCNWQDLPKDLPPYSTVYWHYKQWRAAGVFEELMSVLHGQVREQVKKKPHWTTLIIIDSQAVKNTCNASVESKGFCFYKATNGIKRHLAIDTLGFPFFTLCTRANVSDDAGLIEMFTLNIDYFKSKPIDIPKITILLDHGYHPEYLTQELERIYPEIMTKIQFQLSTKPSKQEKAAQGKSGFVPAIARWVIERSNAWMERCKILVKNFERTLVSATAKLNICFIRLMIKRLAAPS comes from the coding sequence ATGGCGTATTCCAGCAACCTCACTGATGCAGAATGGGAAATTTTTGAACCCTTATTGCAAGAGATATTACCGACTAAGAAGCAGACTCGACCGACCAACTGGCCAAAGCGAGATATCTTCAATGGAATTCTCTATCAACTAAAAAATGGATGCAATTGGCAAGACTTACCTAAAGACCTCCCCCCTTATTCCACTGTATATTGGCACTACAAACAGTGGCGAGCAGCCGGGGTATTTGAGGAACTGATGAGTGTCTTACATGGACAAGTGCGTGAACAGGTAAAAAAAAAACCGCACTGGACGACATTGATCATCATTGACTCCCAAGCAGTGAAAAATACCTGCAACGCCAGTGTGGAGTCGAAAGGTTTTTGCTTCTACAAAGCCACCAACGGTATTAAAAGGCATTTGGCTATTGACACCCTTGGGTTTCCCTTTTTTACGCTCTGTACTCGCGCCAATGTCTCGGATGATGCCGGATTAATTGAGATGTTTACTCTCAACATCGACTACTTCAAGTCAAAACCTATCGATATTCCCAAGATTACTATCCTGCTAGATCATGGGTATCACCCAGAATATTTGACTCAGGAGTTAGAGCGAATTTACCCAGAGATCATGACCAAAATTCAGTTTCAACTTTCTACGAAACCCTCAAAACAAGAGAAAGCGGCACAAGGAAAATCTGGATTTGTTCCGGCAATAGCTAGATGGGTGATCGAACGCTCCAATGCTTGGATGGAGCGCTGTAAAATTCTGGTTAAGAACTTTGAACGAACCCTGGTTAGTGCCACTGCCAAACTCAATATCTGCTTCATCAGGCTAATGATTAAGAGGCTTGCAGCACCTTCTTAG
- a CDS encoding CHAT domain-containing protein — protein MSGISSAIRHQTMASFLPIVIPKENYYNIGWQKFNITATDEELLKFTNNVLESFLRLEKAINQAKSIKLDAETCQQEMKELAKWGLAAYRRFFEEEGSRQLIEGRCKMMGGETPAPTFISERVIFPWEVLYAGDNYQGANPEMFWGLRYTPARILTPEKDISRFLADRTTPLDMMFCLHHRLREAHQNEWLLIQKLIRSYQNSRCSLLSAAGKLIGVESGENLLDYFIEANHNILHFACHCLSEELDIDTLLFTLLKDEGQEGEPLVIKLGAISFILVKEDKRFQCQPLVFLNACQSAGGTDALRKTFNLPQMFIKRGAEAVIATACPVPDRFAAAFAQQFYTFFIDKQMTIGEALQATRRYFIEEYNNPLGLAYGLYSPPYYRLTQPLATVGVA, from the coding sequence ATGAGCGGTATTAGTAGCGCTATTCGCCATCAAACAATGGCATCTTTTTTACCAATTGTAATTCCTAAAGAAAATTATTATAATATTGGTTGGCAAAAGTTTAATATAACTGCCACTGATGAAGAACTTCTGAAATTTACAAATAATGTTTTAGAGTCTTTTTTGAGACTAGAAAAAGCAATTAATCAAGCCAAAAGTATCAAATTAGATGCGGAAACTTGCCAGCAAGAAATGAAAGAACTGGCAAAGTGGGGTTTAGCAGCTTACCGCAGATTTTTTGAAGAAGAAGGCTCCCGTCAACTTATCGAAGGTCGCTGTAAAATGATGGGCGGCGAAACCCCAGCGCCCACCTTTATATCTGAGCGGGTAATTTTTCCTTGGGAAGTACTATATGCAGGGGATAATTATCAAGGAGCTAATCCAGAAATGTTTTGGGGACTGCGCTACACTCCCGCTCGAATTCTTACTCCCGAAAAAGATATCTCTCGCTTTTTAGCAGACAGAACTACACCATTAGATATGATGTTTTGTCTGCATCATCGACTGCGAGAAGCTCATCAAAATGAATGGCTGCTAATTCAAAAACTGATTCGCAGTTACCAAAATAGCCGATGCTCTCTTCTTTCGGCAGCAGGTAAATTAATAGGGGTTGAAAGTGGAGAAAACCTACTTGATTATTTCATAGAAGCTAACCATAACATTTTGCATTTTGCATGTCATTGTCTGTCAGAAGAACTAGATATTGATACCCTGCTATTTACTTTATTAAAAGATGAAGGACAAGAAGGCGAACCCTTAGTGATTAAATTAGGAGCTATATCTTTCATTTTGGTAAAAGAAGATAAACGATTTCAGTGCCAACCATTAGTCTTTCTAAATGCCTGTCAGTCAGCAGGTGGTACTGATGCCTTACGCAAAACTTTTAACTTACCCCAAATGTTTATTAAGCGAGGTGCTGAGGCGGTAATTGCAACCGCTTGTCCCGTTCCCGACCGTTTTGCTGCGGCGTTTGCTCAACAATTTTATACATTTTTTATAGATAAACAAATGACAATTGGGGAAGCCCTACAAGCTACCCGCAGATATTTTATAGAGGAGTACAATAACCCTTTAGGTCTGGCTTATGGTCTTTATAGTCCGCCTTACTATCGACTAACTCAACCCTTGGCTACAGTAGGTGTCGCCTAA
- a CDS encoding CHAT domain-containing protein has protein sequence MHGLLATTLENISGSLPTEGKSRLSSLGQYLFKHLFPTELQSDFRFLISQNSTFTLLILADQEAWIPWELLYDGQKCLGDRFIISHWLQELNDTRPYEFPVGTVNIAHYANVEQPQLWATLLEAPGAPPPQPLPAGVLHDSTEAIRGLHLIRYSQSSDAANLRNAPVTLDNINNTEDIELQMRPTKLNLRRNRPFVTLSYVKTDTPELTALENTWASAFIRAGCSGFTGSLWAVEPAVEAAFISCFYNRLWAGASLGEAFYTSRQLARASTPDSLDWLAYVLFGDPMARPYRPVPGDGYAIVEPIGREIDDPLPPGAIARFRVTLRRNPPVWHEDRVIEVAENLVFENLQVHIVTYGLQVIPDLPVTMTLTAKGDYLGWFTLVVPNEITDTSALVQVYFADGMRPIHSLNFSLNIENGREE, from the coding sequence GTGCATGGATTGTTAGCAACTACACTCGAAAACATATCCGGTAGTTTGCCCACTGAGGGAAAATCTCGTTTAAGTTCCCTTGGTCAATACCTATTTAAACACCTCTTCCCCACAGAACTACAAAGCGACTTTCGTTTTTTAATATCCCAAAATTCAACTTTTACACTTTTAATTCTCGCTGACCAAGAAGCCTGGATACCTTGGGAACTGTTATATGATGGGCAGAAATGTCTGGGTGATCGCTTCATCATTAGCCACTGGCTACAAGAATTAAACGACACCAGACCCTACGAATTTCCTGTAGGTACAGTTAACATCGCTCATTACGCCAACGTCGAACAACCCCAACTTTGGGCTACTCTCCTCGAAGCCCCCGGCGCACCTCCACCCCAACCTTTACCAGCAGGTGTATTGCATGACTCCACGGAAGCTATACGGGGTTTGCATTTAATTCGCTACAGTCAGTCCTCAGATGCAGCCAACCTTCGTAACGCTCCCGTAACCTTAGACAATATCAACAATACAGAAGATATAGAACTCCAAATGCGTCCCACCAAACTAAACCTGCGGCGCAATCGTCCATTTGTTACCTTGAGTTACGTGAAAACCGATACACCAGAATTGACAGCATTAGAAAACACATGGGCATCCGCCTTTATCCGCGCTGGATGTAGCGGCTTCACTGGTTCCCTCTGGGCTGTAGAACCAGCAGTGGAAGCTGCCTTTATTAGCTGCTTTTACAACCGTCTGTGGGCTGGCGCTTCCTTGGGTGAAGCGTTTTATACTAGCCGTCAATTAGCCCGTGCATCTACACCTGATTCCCTCGACTGGCTAGCCTACGTTCTGTTTGGCGACCCAATGGCGCGTCCTTACCGTCCCGTTCCTGGTGATGGCTATGCTATTGTCGAACCTATAGGACGGGAAATTGATGACCCATTGCCTCCTGGTGCGATCGCTCGTTTTCGTGTTACTCTGCGAAGAAATCCCCCTGTGTGGCATGAAGATAGAGTTATCGAGGTAGCAGAGAATCTCGTCTTTGAAAATTTACAGGTACATATCGTAACCTATGGTCTGCAAGTGATTCCAGATTTGCCCGTCACGATGACACTTACTGCTAAAGGTGATTATTTAGGCTGGTTTACCCTAGTTGTACCTAATGAAATTACTGATACCTCAGCTTTAGTTCAGGTGTACTTTGCAGATGGGATGCGACCAATTCATAGCCTAAATTTCTCTCTCAACATAGAGAATGGGAGGGAAGAATGA
- a CDS encoding nuclear transport factor 2 family protein — MFTRAGYLFVAVIIACLMGTPTMNASETKTEVNKRLIQASFDRWRAGTGGPFELLAADATWTITGNSLVAKEYASRNEFLDAVIQPFNARLTKPLSPTIRSLYSEGNTVIVLFDGEATAVDGKPYRNTYAWFMEMRDGKIVKVIAFFDSIAFDEFWRRVPPREK, encoded by the coding sequence ATGTTTACCCGCGCAGGATACCTTTTTGTTGCCGTCATCATTGCATGTTTGATGGGAACGCCAACTATGAATGCCTCTGAAACAAAGACCGAAGTGAACAAGCGACTGATTCAAGCAAGTTTTGATCGCTGGCGCGCTGGAACCGGAGGGCCGTTCGAGTTGCTTGCGGCTGATGCTACCTGGACAATTACAGGAAATTCTCTAGTTGCTAAAGAATATGCGTCTCGCAATGAATTTCTGGATGCAGTGATCCAACCGTTCAACGCCCGGTTGACCAAACCCCTATCCCCCACTATCCGCAGTTTATACAGCGAAGGTAACACAGTCATTGTGTTGTTTGATGGTGAGGCCACAGCAGTGGACGGTAAGCCCTATCGCAACACCTACGCTTGGTTCATGGAGATGCGGGACGGAAAGATTGTTAAAGTCATCGCATTCTTTGACTCGATAGCCTTCGATGAATTCTGGAGGCGCGTACCGCCGCGCGAGAAGTGA
- a CDS encoding oxidoreductase — translation MTQKTWFITGASRGIGAEIAKAVLAAGDQLIATARKKTDLHQFESNPNVLALSLDITDEAQVQAAVAAGLERFGQIDVLVNNAGFGVLGGIEETSAEEVERVYRTNVFGLLNMTRAVLPSMRQRRSGHIINLSSIGGYRSTPGWGIYSSTKFAVEGITEALHDELAPLGIHATVVEPGYFRTNFLDGSSLQRTAMEIPDYAETVGKVRKIASDLSYQQPGDPTKLAQAMLQLANADTPPLRLPLGTDTLRAIAEKNAYVEQETAQWRTLAESTDYTVSL, via the coding sequence ATGACTCAGAAAACATGGTTCATTACAGGTGCTTCCCGTGGAATTGGTGCCGAAATCGCGAAAGCTGTTTTGGCAGCAGGAGATCAATTAATTGCAACTGCCCGCAAAAAGACCGATCTGCATCAATTTGAGTCGAACCCAAATGTGTTGGCGCTCAGTTTGGATATTACCGATGAAGCTCAGGTGCAAGCGGCAGTTGCAGCAGGACTGGAACGCTTTGGGCAGATCGATGTGTTAGTCAACAATGCGGGATTTGGTGTACTCGGCGGTATCGAAGAAACCAGCGCCGAAGAGGTGGAGCGGGTTTATCGCACGAATGTCTTCGGGCTGTTGAATATGACTCGTGCCGTATTGCCCAGTATGCGCCAGCGCCGCTCTGGACACATTATCAACCTATCGTCGATCGGGGGCTATCGCTCTACTCCAGGGTGGGGCATCTACTCCTCAACCAAGTTTGCCGTTGAAGGCATTACCGAAGCGCTGCATGATGAGTTAGCGCCTCTGGGCATCCATGCAACGGTGGTCGAGCCAGGATACTTCCGCACCAATTTTCTCGATGGCAGTTCACTCCAGCGCACTGCAATGGAAATTCCCGATTACGCCGAGACAGTTGGTAAAGTTCGTAAAATCGCCTCTGACCTGAGCTATCAACAACCGGGAGATCCGACCAAGCTTGCCCAGGCGATGCTTCAACTCGCTAATGCGGATACGCCACCGCTACGGTTGCCTCTCGGAACAGACACCCTTCGAGCCATTGCTGAGAAAAACGCTTACGTCGAGCAAGAGACAGCACAATGGCGCACTCTGGCTGAATCTACTGATTATACCGTTTCACTTTAA
- a CDS encoding ligand-binding sensor domain-containing protein, whose protein sequence is MSSKDYQLDLPVPVGVEDLPIPVADTAPQQEQPSDKAFLEWSNLASQRHVRSLAFDPTQGDLWLATGGGILHWKLELNRFVRYASEHGLPGNSVLAVTVDGAGQVWAAHEQFGIYYLKNDTWRPYRILGEVKVSCLTLDSTGKLWAGTASGIYAINTPDRKPAIELPPAGFPPRAMAIANENDIWLCNAQGVYNDKNASWVRTSDSVQPDVLTLARQGENLWLGTFRGLVRIDLSTNKSHKIDTKFPGEVTALAPHLQGVWAACGGQVGLATETGWTPLTEKRFNANITSLLAGRDDQVWIGTHDGLLRGENKQILLHLTDNPPDVIGLASREKSPPTFSSLVQALSVQQFADRSILWIGTALGLFRYDLFTESWRRYGQLASQDIRAIITSQDQETVWVASWSSGLHGLKQQNELQTAPNISEPILTLTAGSDRYWAIGLDGLYQYKNSAWVQVISNKVLPVRGWLQAIAQAVTDHVWLGTSAGLLL, encoded by the coding sequence ATGAGTAGTAAAGACTATCAACTTGATTTACCAGTACCAGTAGGGGTAGAAGATTTGCCTATCCCCGTTGCTGATACTGCACCGCAACAAGAACAACCTAGCGATAAAGCCTTTTTAGAATGGAGTAACTTGGCAAGTCAGCGCCATGTTCGCTCTTTAGCTTTTGACCCAACACAGGGAGATTTATGGTTGGCGACTGGGGGAGGGATACTGCACTGGAAGCTTGAATTAAACCGATTTGTTAGATATGCCAGCGAACATGGTTTGCCAGGTAACTCAGTGTTAGCAGTTACCGTAGATGGTGCAGGTCAAGTTTGGGCTGCTCACGAACAATTTGGAATTTATTATCTAAAAAATGATACTTGGCGACCTTACCGCATTCTGGGCGAGGTAAAGGTAAGTTGTTTGACTTTGGACTCTACTGGTAAACTTTGGGCTGGAACTGCTAGCGGTATTTATGCTATCAACACTCCAGACCGCAAACCCGCTATCGAATTACCTCCTGCTGGGTTTCCTCCAAGAGCAATGGCAATCGCCAACGAAAATGATATTTGGCTGTGCAATGCTCAAGGCGTTTATAATGACAAAAATGCTAGTTGGGTGCGTACTAGCGACAGCGTGCAGCCAGATGTTCTCACGCTAGCTCGTCAAGGTGAAAACCTGTGGTTAGGAACTTTTCGTGGACTGGTACGCATTGACTTATCAACGAACAAATCGCACAAAATTGATACTAAATTTCCTGGTGAAGTTACTGCCCTAGCTCCCCATCTGCAAGGAGTTTGGGCAGCCTGTGGCGGACAGGTGGGTTTAGCAACAGAAACTGGTTGGACACCATTGACAGAAAAGCGATTTAATGCAAATATTACCAGCTTGCTAGCAGGTAGAGACGATCAAGTATGGATTGGTACTCATGATGGACTGTTGCGCGGAGAGAACAAACAAATACTTTTGCACTTAACAGATAATCCCCCTGATGTCATTGGGTTAGCTTCCCGCGAAAAATCTCCACCCACTTTCAGTAGTTTAGTGCAAGCACTGTCAGTGCAGCAATTTGCAGACCGTTCTATTTTATGGATTGGTACGGCACTAGGTTTATTTCGATATGACTTATTTACCGAAAGTTGGCGACGCTATGGACAACTTGCTAGCCAAGATATCCGCGCCATCATCACCAGCCAAGACCAAGAAACTGTTTGGGTTGCGAGTTGGAGTAGTGGTTTACATGGCTTAAAACAGCAGAACGAACTCCAAACCGCGCCCAATATTTCTGAACCAATTTTAACCCTAACTGCTGGAAGTGATCGCTACTGGGCAATTGGGTTAGATGGTCTCTATCAGTACAAAAATTCAGCTTGGGTACAAGTAATTTCTAACAAAGTACTACCTGTGAGGGGATGGCTGCAAGCAATTGCCCAAGCTGTCACAGACCATGTTTGGCTAGGTACTTCGGCAGGATTGTTGTTATAG
- a CDS encoding IS66 family transposase, with translation MAQKQSPEKQVEALLQTIDPSKFADESLRHTLTILLNVIEQQQLKIKELSEENQKLRDENNRLKGEQGKPEIKSNKPKGFKSNHSSEKERHTPKKHTKSSKNKSIKVDRTEILDYPSSELPPDAQFKGYEQVIIQDISLLTDNVLFRKEKYYSPSEGKTYLASLPPGYDGEFGPGIKALVMSLYYGGNLTQGKLREFLENIGISMSAGYLSNLLIKNSGDFEAEFNQVYRCGLESSSWQHIDQTSARVKGVNHTTNVICNPFYTVYSTTAKKDRLSVIGVLQNTQELEYVLGELTYELLISFNVPTKWHNQIKLLPQETVFTQSEFNFLLDTYLSKLGVQHRTRVLEAAAIAFYHQQSEIPVVEFLVCDDAPQFKLITDNLALCWVHEARHYKKLSPFVGFYQQTLDKFLGKFWDYYRELVAYRDSQNPDTKQELKSKFWKLFGTETGYKQLDERKKLTAAKESELLLVLSHPELPLHNNPAELAARTMVQRRKISYATQTNEGTKAWDIFMSLVATTRKLGISFFEYIRDRISLSCKIPELDTIIREKFSQSSNFII, from the coding sequence ATGGCGCAAAAGCAATCTCCAGAAAAACAAGTAGAGGCATTGTTGCAAACCATCGACCCATCAAAGTTTGCAGATGAATCATTGCGGCATACATTAACTATTCTGCTAAACGTAATAGAGCAGCAACAATTAAAAATTAAAGAACTAAGTGAAGAAAACCAAAAATTACGGGACGAAAACAATCGTCTTAAAGGTGAACAGGGTAAACCAGAGATAAAGAGCAATAAGCCTAAAGGGTTCAAGAGTAATCATTCATCCGAGAAAGAACGACACACTCCAAAAAAACATACTAAAAGTAGCAAAAATAAGAGTATAAAAGTAGACCGGACAGAAATTCTTGATTATCCATCGAGTGAGTTACCGCCTGATGCACAGTTCAAAGGCTACGAACAGGTAATCATTCAAGATATTTCACTCTTAACGGATAACGTATTATTCCGTAAAGAAAAATATTACTCGCCAAGTGAGGGAAAAACATATTTAGCATCTTTACCACCTGGATACGATGGAGAGTTTGGTCCAGGAATCAAGGCTTTAGTGATGAGCCTATATTATGGTGGCAATCTGACTCAAGGTAAATTGCGGGAATTTTTGGAGAATATTGGCATCTCAATGTCCGCAGGCTATTTATCAAATCTACTAATTAAAAACTCAGGCGATTTTGAAGCCGAATTTAATCAAGTCTATAGATGTGGGTTAGAAAGTAGCTCTTGGCAACACATAGACCAAACAAGTGCCCGTGTTAAAGGGGTAAATCATACCACAAATGTAATTTGTAACCCCTTTTACACAGTCTACTCAACTACAGCGAAGAAAGACCGACTAAGCGTAATTGGGGTCTTGCAAAACACACAAGAGCTGGAATACGTTCTGGGGGAGCTTACCTATGAGTTGCTCATCAGCTTTAATGTACCAACTAAGTGGCACAATCAAATTAAATTATTGCCTCAAGAAACAGTTTTTACGCAATCAGAGTTTAATTTCTTGCTAGATACGTATTTAAGCAAGCTAGGTGTTCAACACCGCACTCGTGTTTTAGAAGCTGCGGCAATTGCGTTCTATCATCAGCAATCTGAAATACCAGTGGTAGAATTTCTGGTCTGCGATGATGCACCCCAATTCAAATTAATCACAGATAATTTGGCTTTATGTTGGGTACATGAAGCAAGACATTATAAAAAGTTAAGTCCATTTGTGGGTTTTTATCAACAAACGTTAGACAAATTTTTAGGGAAATTTTGGGATTACTACCGAGAATTAGTAGCTTACAGAGATTCCCAAAACCCAGATACAAAACAGGAATTAAAGTCTAAATTCTGGAAGCTATTTGGTACTGAAACTGGATATAAACAATTAGATGAGCGAAAAAAATTAACAGCAGCTAAAGAATCCGAACTGTTGCTAGTCTTGTCACATCCAGAATTACCGTTGCATAATAATCCTGCGGAATTAGCCGCTAGGACTATGGTGCAGCGACGCAAAATTAGTTACGCAACTCAAACGAATGAGGGTACTAAGGCGTGGGACATTTTTATGTCTCTTGTTGCAACTACTCGTAAATTGGGAATCAGCTTCTTCGAGTACATACGTGACCGGATTTCTCTATCTTGTAAAATCCCCGAATTGGATACTATTATTCGAGAAAAATTCTCTCAATCCTCAAACTTTATAATATAG
- a CDS encoding AraC family transcriptional regulator codes for MKRGTASNLCQELATLVIRHTHGKGNGIHSTAIEQLELMRESTAPTALCAVYEPTLCIILQGKKETLLGKETYHYGTAQYIVVTVDLPLSGLIVEATPDQPYLCFKLSLDATVLWNIIDQIQHSPDQKESSVRGLFVSDADESLIDCAIRLTRLLDTPQHIPFLAPMIVREIYYRLLIGEQDEAVRQIATFGSHMQRIAEAIKQIKAEFTKTLRVDDLAKQANMSPASFHRHFKAVTSMSPMQYQKQLRLMEARRLMRIENTDVTNAAYQVGYESASQFSREYSRMFGMSPIKDIGQFRKV; via the coding sequence ATGAAGCGGGGTACAGCGAGCAATTTATGTCAAGAATTGGCAACATTAGTGATTCGGCACACTCATGGAAAAGGAAACGGTATCCATTCAACCGCCATTGAGCAGTTGGAATTGATGCGGGAATCTACTGCTCCGACAGCCCTCTGTGCCGTGTATGAACCGACACTTTGCATTATTCTTCAGGGTAAAAAAGAAACCTTACTGGGCAAGGAAACCTATCACTATGGGACGGCTCAATACATCGTGGTCACGGTCGATCTGCCACTCAGCGGATTGATTGTCGAAGCAACACCGGATCAGCCCTATCTATGCTTTAAGCTCAGTCTGGACGCGACTGTGCTTTGGAATATTATCGATCAAATCCAGCACAGTCCAGATCAAAAAGAAAGTTCAGTCAGAGGCTTGTTCGTCAGTGATGCTGATGAATCGTTGATTGATTGTGCCATCAGGCTGACACGGCTTTTAGATACGCCACAGCATATTCCATTTTTGGCACCGATGATTGTTCGCGAAATCTATTACCGCCTTTTAATTGGTGAACAAGACGAAGCAGTTCGGCAGATTGCGACATTTGGGAGTCATATGCAGCGCATTGCGGAAGCGATCAAACAGATCAAAGCTGAGTTTACAAAAACATTGCGGGTTGATGATTTGGCAAAGCAAGCAAATATGTCTCCTGCATCATTCCATCGTCACTTCAAAGCAGTCACTTCAATGAGTCCGATGCAATATCAAAAGCAGTTGAGGCTGATGGAAGCCCGTCGTCTAATGCGGATCGAAAACACCGATGTAACCAATGCTGCTTATCAAGTTGGGTATGAGAGCGCCTCACAATTCAGCCGTGAATATTCTCGTATGTTTGGTATGTCACCCATTAAGGATATTGGACAATTCCGTAAAGTCTAA